A region from the Thermanaeromonas toyohensis ToBE genome encodes:
- a CDS encoding heme NO-binding domain-containing protein has translation MKGIIFSVLQEYAGNRHGDEGREAFRRATGLTTPLATSDYPDEKVAAAVEALAELSGKKPEEVLADFGRYFVAESPLVQKTYAAYFRNAKDAKDFLMKMDSVHVQATKALPGAAPPRFEYEDRGSELVVVYRSERKLCPLLKGLIEGIGLRYNGRPLSWREEACMLRGAKACRLAVRF, from the coding sequence ATGAAAGGTATTATCTTTTCCGTGCTCCAGGAGTACGCCGGGAACCGGCACGGCGACGAAGGAAGGGAAGCCTTTAGGAGGGCGACCGGGCTGACAACGCCGCTCGCCACTTCAGACTATCCCGACGAGAAAGTGGCGGCGGCCGTGGAGGCGCTGGCCGAGCTTTCCGGCAAGAAGCCGGAGGAGGTGCTGGCCGATTTCGGCCGCTATTTCGTGGCGGAATCACCATTAGTGCAGAAGACCTATGCGGCGTATTTTAGGAATGCCAAGGATGCCAAAGATTTCCTAATGAAGATGGACTCAGTCCACGTCCAGGCCACCAAAGCCCTACCAGGCGCCGCACCTCCACGGTTCGAGTACGAGGACCGGGGCAGCGAGCTGGTGGTCGTCTACCGCAGCGAGAGGAAGCTCTGCCCGCTGCTAAAGGGTCTGATCGAGGGCATAGGGCTGCGGTATAACGGTAGGCCGTTATCCTGGCGCGAGGAGGCCTGCATGCTGCGCGGAGCCAAGGCCTGCCGCTTGGCCGTGAGGTTCTAG
- a CDS encoding respiratory chain complex I subunit 1 family protein: protein MAGNNLLLIGLVQALFVLVVAPLFTGFSRTLRAKLHSRKGPGILQNYRDIFKLIKRQEVVPAQASWVFRFTPYIVMATTLLMAMIIPILILQSPLGMAGDLIAVVYLFAVVRFFFALAGLDSGSGFAGIGASREMALAVLVEPTIILVLFVVALLAGSTDLGTISQKVAAGEISYYSPAVWLGMAAFAVTTFIETGKLPFDLAEAEQEIQEGPLTEYSGRSLAILKWGLYMKQVVAIALFLAVFFPFGSAAVVSTSSLLVSGATFLLKVAGFYVIAALLENGMARLLLFKTPAVTWVAFGIALLSFVFYLANV, encoded by the coding sequence ATGGCCGGTAATAATTTACTCCTCATCGGCCTGGTGCAGGCCTTGTTCGTCCTGGTAGTAGCGCCTCTTTTTACGGGCTTTTCCCGCACTTTAAGGGCGAAGCTGCACTCCAGGAAAGGCCCCGGTATTTTACAGAACTACCGGGACATCTTTAAACTCATAAAGAGGCAAGAGGTGGTACCTGCCCAGGCTAGCTGGGTCTTCCGGTTTACCCCTTATATAGTGATGGCCACTACCCTGCTCATGGCTATGATAATCCCGATTTTAATCCTGCAGTCACCCCTGGGGATGGCGGGGGATCTCATCGCTGTCGTCTACCTGTTCGCGGTGGTCCGTTTCTTCTTTGCCCTCGCCGGGCTGGATTCCGGGAGCGGATTCGCCGGGATAGGGGCCAGCCGGGAGATGGCCCTGGCCGTTCTAGTGGAGCCTACTATTATCCTGGTGCTGTTCGTGGTGGCCCTTCTCGCCGGGTCGACCGATCTGGGAACGATCAGCCAGAAGGTGGCGGCCGGTGAGATATCCTATTATAGCCCGGCAGTCTGGCTGGGTATGGCGGCCTTTGCTGTTACCACCTTTATTGAAACCGGTAAGCTCCCTTTTGACCTGGCGGAAGCCGAACAGGAGATTCAGGAGGGACCTCTTACGGAATATTCCGGGCGCTCCCTGGCCATCCTCAAGTGGGGTTTGTATATGAAGCAGGTTGTGGCCATCGCCTTATTTTTGGCCGTCTTCTTCCCCTTTGGGAGCGCGGCGGTGGTTAGCACTTCCTCCCTTCTGGTATCCGGGGCTACTTTCCTTCTGAAGGTGGCCGGCTTTTACGTGATCGCGGCGCTGCTGGAAAACGGCATGGCCAGATTGCTCCTTTTTAAGACCCCCGCAGTAACCTGGGTGGCCTTCGGAATAGCCCTGCTGTCCTTCGTTTTCTACCTGGCCAATGTTTAA
- a CDS encoding hydrogenase 4 subunit D, translating into MVWYALGSILLPVWGSLLVPFLPERHVKKVAQFFSFLAFVSGLLLLLAFAVNRTSFTRELVTIGDITYYGVTIDTLSVLVNFLVVFIGWLICTYSAGYMSPDNREHPIKEGIPRFYALMLLFIGSMAGVVFSSTLLGLLFFFEMTGLCSWGLIGFYGDQKSRRSALWAIALTHSAALGLYVATAYLYVKTGSFSVTALNKLTDAGKTLAFIGILIACWGKSAQLPFHPWLPRAMVAPTPVSAYLHAASMVKVGVYIFARTVLAAGAVPQVIGLIGAIMATVTMIYGFIMYFPQDDMKRLLAYSTITQLSYIFLALSLYIYGSKMALNGAVAHIFNHAFAKGLFFLVAGALSYTTGTRQLSMLKGILNKIPVAGLGYIAAAMAITGVPPFNGFFSKFMIVTGGFEIGKHYPLILVLIIVTIMESVGSFIWFLKWMGANVLGTPSEVVASAAEPPWAIKFVLVLLMIMTLISQYLALLLLS; encoded by the coding sequence ATGGTTTGGTATGCGCTAGGAAGCATCTTGCTACCCGTATGGGGAAGTCTCCTTGTACCATTTTTACCGGAGCGACACGTAAAAAAGGTGGCTCAGTTTTTCTCCTTCCTGGCTTTTGTCAGCGGTTTGCTTCTGCTGCTCGCTTTTGCTGTCAACCGCACAAGTTTTACCCGGGAACTAGTGACTATAGGCGATATCACCTATTATGGTGTAACTATAGATACCCTCAGCGTTTTGGTTAACTTCTTAGTAGTTTTTATCGGCTGGCTGATCTGCACCTACTCGGCCGGGTATATGAGCCCTGATAACAGAGAGCATCCAATTAAAGAAGGGATTCCCAGGTTTTATGCCCTCATGCTGCTTTTTATCGGCTCTATGGCGGGTGTGGTCTTCTCTTCCACACTGCTCGGACTCCTGTTCTTCTTTGAAATGACCGGTCTCTGCTCGTGGGGTTTGATCGGATTTTACGGGGATCAAAAATCCCGAAGGTCCGCGCTCTGGGCGATTGCACTCACCCACTCCGCCGCGCTGGGACTCTATGTGGCTACGGCCTATCTTTATGTAAAGACCGGGAGCTTCTCGGTGACCGCCCTTAACAAATTAACGGACGCCGGGAAAACCCTGGCCTTTATCGGAATCCTGATCGCCTGCTGGGGCAAGTCCGCTCAGCTTCCTTTTCATCCTTGGCTGCCCCGGGCGATGGTGGCGCCGACCCCGGTAAGCGCCTATTTGCATGCCGCTTCGATGGTTAAGGTAGGGGTCTACATCTTCGCCCGCACCGTCCTGGCAGCGGGGGCGGTTCCCCAGGTTATCGGCCTGATCGGGGCCATCATGGCAACAGTTACCATGATATACGGCTTTATCATGTATTTCCCGCAAGATGATATGAAGCGACTGCTCGCCTACTCTACGATCACCCAACTCTCTTACATTTTCCTGGCCCTCTCCCTTTATATCTACGGTTCCAAGATGGCCTTAAATGGTGCGGTGGCCCACATCTTTAACCACGCTTTTGCTAAGGGCCTGTTCTTCTTGGTTGCCGGTGCGCTGTCCTATACCACCGGTACCCGCCAGCTCTCGATGCTCAAGGGGATTCTAAATAAAATTCCGGTGGCGGGTTTGGGTTATATTGCGGCTGCCATGGCCATTACAGGCGTTCCCCCTTTTAATGGTTTTTTTAGCAAATTTATGATCGTAACTGGCGGTTTCGAAATTGGTAAGCACTATCCGCTGATCCTTGTCCTAATTATCGTTACGATTATGGAGTCTGTGGGAAGTTTCATCTGGTTCCTAAAGTGGATGGGAGCCAACGTCTTGGGCACACCCTCGGAGGTAGTGGCCAGTGCCGCTGAACCGCCCTGGGCCATCAAATTTGTGCTCGTCCTTCTTATGATCATGACGCTGATTTCCCAGTACCTTGCTTTGCTCTTGTTAAGCTAG
- a CDS encoding NADH-quinone oxidoreductase subunit C — translation MPKETKSEQDRKKYVKALRSKFGAVILEESWQTPDQVTLTVELNSLPEVVEEVYYGQSGWLSNVIGNDERSLNGHFAVYYVLSIEEERDPHKNFWLTVKALVPSHKPEFPSVTPRVPAAVWYEREVRDMLGLEPVGLPDARRLVLPDDWPDNLYPLRKDMDYRLRPDPVAEEENYEFIEVEGEGIVEVPLGPLHITSDEPGHFRLFVDGEYIVDADYRLFYVHRGLEKLAENRMDYDQVTFLAERICGICGYAHSVAYAAAVETANGIEVPPRAQYIRTILLEVERVHSHLLNLGLAAHLVGFDSGFMHFFRVREKAMQMAEILTGGRKTYGMNLIGGVRRDILKEEKDRVLRLISEIRSELGELIDMLLNTPNFISRTQGVGRLDPKVARDYSPVGPNIRGSGYARDTRADHPYGAYDRVSWDVISKEGCDVLSRELVRAEELYESLKIIEWCLMEMPPGPVLVEGFTYKPGTYALGYVEAPRGENVHWVMTGNDQRVYRWRPRASTYNNWPALRYMFRGNTVSDAPLIVASIDPCYSCAERVTVVDVRKKKAKTIGYKELERYCRERKYSPLKV, via the coding sequence ATGCCCAAGGAAACGAAATCCGAACAGGATAGAAAAAAATACGTGAAGGCCCTGCGCTCTAAGTTTGGAGCGGTTATCCTGGAAGAGAGCTGGCAAACGCCGGATCAAGTAACCCTGACGGTGGAACTTAACTCCCTCCCAGAAGTTGTGGAAGAGGTATATTATGGGCAGAGTGGGTGGCTCTCTAATGTGATCGGAAATGATGAGCGCAGCTTGAACGGACACTTTGCGGTATATTACGTTTTATCCATCGAAGAAGAAAGGGATCCCCATAAAAACTTCTGGCTGACGGTGAAGGCCCTCGTTCCTTCCCATAAACCCGAATTCCCCTCGGTAACCCCGCGGGTACCGGCGGCGGTATGGTACGAACGGGAGGTGCGGGATATGCTGGGGCTGGAGCCGGTGGGCCTCCCGGATGCGCGCAGACTAGTATTGCCCGATGACTGGCCGGATAACCTGTATCCCCTGCGGAAGGATATGGATTACCGGTTACGCCCTGACCCGGTAGCAGAGGAAGAAAACTACGAGTTTATCGAAGTAGAAGGAGAGGGTATTGTCGAGGTACCCCTAGGTCCACTGCATATTACTTCCGACGAGCCGGGGCACTTCCGGCTCTTTGTCGACGGCGAGTATATAGTGGACGCTGACTACCGCCTTTTCTACGTGCACCGGGGCCTGGAGAAACTGGCTGAAAACCGCATGGACTACGACCAGGTTACTTTCCTGGCCGAGCGGATCTGTGGCATCTGCGGTTACGCCCATAGTGTGGCGTATGCTGCGGCGGTGGAAACGGCCAACGGGATTGAGGTACCGCCGCGGGCCCAATATATCCGTACCATCCTGCTCGAGGTGGAGAGGGTGCACAGCCACCTCTTAAATCTAGGGCTGGCGGCCCACCTGGTGGGTTTTGATTCGGGTTTCATGCATTTCTTCCGGGTGCGGGAGAAGGCTATGCAAATGGCCGAGATTCTCACCGGAGGCCGGAAAACCTACGGCATGAACCTTATTGGAGGAGTGCGCCGGGATATTTTAAAAGAGGAGAAGGACCGGGTCTTGCGATTAATTTCTGAGATCCGGTCTGAACTGGGTGAACTCATCGATATGCTGCTCAATACTCCCAACTTTATCTCACGAACCCAAGGAGTAGGCCGCCTGGACCCCAAGGTAGCCCGGGACTATAGCCCGGTGGGTCCTAATATACGGGGTTCCGGATATGCCCGGGATACGCGGGCGGACCACCCTTATGGGGCCTACGACCGGGTATCCTGGGACGTCATTTCCAAGGAGGGGTGTGACGTTCTTTCCAGGGAGCTGGTACGGGCAGAAGAGCTATATGAGTCCTTAAAAATTATTGAGTGGTGTTTGATGGAAATGCCTCCCGGCCCGGTCCTCGTGGAGGGGTTTACCTATAAACCGGGAACCTACGCCCTGGGATATGTGGAAGCCCCCCGGGGAGAAAATGTCCACTGGGTAATGACAGGAAACGACCAGAGGGTGTACCGGTGGAGGCCGCGGGCTTCTACCTATAATAACTGGCCAGCCCTGCGGTATATGTTTCGCGGCAACACGGTGTCTGACGCGCCGCTGATTGTAGCCAGCATCGACCCCTGCTACTCCTGCGCGGAAAGGGTTACGGTGGTCGATGTGCGTAAAAAGAAAGCGAAGACTATTGGATACAAGGAGCTGGAAAGATACTGCCGGGAAAGGAAATACTCGCCGCTAAAAGTCTAA
- the hypA gene encoding hydrogenase maturation nickel metallochaperone HypA — MHELSLTAELLKLLEHDAQEKGIKRIKKVKLVIGAMTSVLASAVEFSFYALEKGPLFEGAQLEIEERPGRGHCRDCLAEVVLDNWCIMCPSCGSRRVSIDQGRELYIDFYEGE, encoded by the coding sequence ATGCATGAACTGTCCCTTACGGCTGAGTTATTAAAGCTATTGGAACACGATGCCCAAGAGAAAGGTATAAAGCGCATAAAGAAAGTTAAGCTGGTGATAGGGGCGATGACCTCGGTTTTAGCGTCTGCCGTGGAGTTTTCTTTTTACGCGCTTGAAAAAGGGCCGTTGTTTGAGGGGGCCCAATTGGAAATAGAGGAAAGGCCTGGGCGGGGACATTGCCGGGATTGCCTGGCGGAAGTTGTTCTGGATAATTGGTGTATTATGTGCCCTTCCTGCGGGTCGAGGAGGGTTTCTATAGATCAAGGAAGAGAGCTTTATATTGATTTCTATGAGGGCGAATGA
- a CDS encoding NADH-quinone oxidoreductase subunit B family protein, producing MDQEVKLAELKAKLKNVIKRSVYVYRVDCGGCNGCEIEIFAAISPVYDPERFGIKVVASPRHADILLFTGPMTRAMRLPAIRAYKAAPDPKIVVAYGACGCSGGIFHDCYCVWGGADSLFPVDVYIPGCPPTPAATLYGLAMALDLLQQKIKGEQLVETEVTRVTPKYEGVCPALAKDIEREARRLSGYLHGRRIAAQYLKFVREKDPLAVDRKIKELVKQEKDPRLAEILLSLHKIYMERVGHNAG from the coding sequence ATGGACCAGGAAGTAAAACTGGCAGAGCTAAAGGCCAAGCTTAAAAACGTTATAAAACGCTCCGTCTATGTGTACCGCGTAGACTGTGGTGGGTGCAACGGGTGCGAGATTGAAATTTTCGCCGCTATCTCACCTGTTTATGACCCGGAAAGGTTCGGGATCAAAGTGGTAGCCTCCCCACGGCATGCCGATATTCTTCTCTTCACCGGACCCATGACCAGGGCTATGCGGCTTCCGGCTATACGGGCGTATAAAGCGGCACCCGATCCCAAAATCGTGGTAGCTTACGGCGCGTGTGGCTGTAGCGGCGGTATCTTCCACGACTGTTACTGTGTGTGGGGAGGGGCTGATAGCCTTTTCCCGGTAGATGTATATATTCCTGGCTGTCCTCCCACTCCGGCAGCGACCTTATATGGCCTGGCTATGGCCCTGGATTTGCTCCAGCAAAAGATTAAAGGAGAGCAGTTGGTAGAAACGGAAGTTACCCGGGTTACTCCGAAATACGAAGGGGTTTGCCCCGCCCTGGCTAAAGACATCGAGCGGGAGGCCCGCCGTTTGAGCGGCTACCTGCATGGCCGGCGCATAGCCGCGCAATATCTCAAGTTCGTGAGGGAAAAAGACCCGCTGGCGGTCGACCGGAAAATTAAAGAGCTGGTAAAGCAGGAGAAAGATCCGCGACTGGCCGAAATTCTTTTGAGCTTGCACAAGATTTATATGGAGAGGGTAGGCCATAATGCCGGGTAA
- a CDS encoding hydrogenase 4 subunit F gives MGENILFYLPAVPLGTALLAFGIRSRRVVEVVHFAGISIVAFLSLLLVQYVLNGQRLFALEEMLYADSLTAVLILIIGVVGFLNGFYSIVYMRYDLDHGEVDERGVCSYYGFYHILLFTMVISALSNNIAIMWVAVEATTLGSAFLVGFYKYKTSAEAAWKYVLICSVGLAFALYGTILTYSNAFAMVQDAHRAMLWTELVRMARGLDPQVMKLAFVFILIGFGTKVGLAPMHTWLPDTYSESPSPVSALLSGVLMKCALFAIVKYYTIALQAVGQEFPQTLLLIFGLLSVGVSAFFILVQNDIQRKLAYSSVEHVGIIATGLGVGGPLGIFAALFHAVNHSITKSLLFCTVGNVTLKYGTRDSQKISGMFKVAPATAFMLATGLLAVVGSPSFNVFISEFMTLTAGLQAGYFWPMILFLILLVIVFVAFFILISETVLGSPPEDLPRGDVNWLTLLPLGLLFLLMAGLGIYLPAPLNGLLQSAVSVVLGGAI, from the coding sequence GTGGGAGAGAATATTTTATTCTACTTGCCTGCGGTACCGCTGGGAACAGCCCTGTTGGCCTTCGGGATAAGGTCCCGGCGTGTGGTAGAGGTCGTACACTTTGCCGGGATCAGTATCGTGGCTTTTCTCTCCTTGCTGCTGGTGCAGTACGTACTTAACGGACAAAGGTTATTCGCCCTTGAAGAAATGCTCTACGCCGATAGCCTGACAGCGGTCCTTATTCTTATTATCGGGGTAGTGGGGTTTCTGAACGGCTTTTACTCTATAGTATATATGCGATATGACCTAGATCATGGTGAAGTAGATGAGAGGGGCGTCTGCTCCTATTACGGTTTTTACCATATACTTTTGTTCACCATGGTTATTTCTGCCCTATCCAACAATATTGCCATTATGTGGGTGGCAGTGGAGGCAACCACGTTAGGTTCAGCCTTCCTGGTCGGGTTCTATAAATATAAGACTTCGGCGGAAGCTGCCTGGAAGTATGTCCTGATCTGCAGCGTCGGTCTGGCCTTTGCCCTGTATGGGACCATCCTGACCTACTCCAACGCCTTTGCCATGGTGCAGGATGCCCACCGGGCGATGCTATGGACTGAGTTAGTAAGGATGGCCCGGGGTCTCGACCCGCAGGTGATGAAACTGGCTTTTGTATTCATTTTGATCGGCTTCGGGACCAAGGTGGGCCTAGCCCCTATGCATACGTGGTTGCCTGATACTTACAGCGAATCCCCAAGCCCGGTTAGCGCCCTGCTGTCGGGTGTACTGATGAAGTGCGCGCTATTTGCGATAGTAAAATATTATACCATTGCCTTGCAGGCCGTCGGCCAGGAGTTCCCGCAGACCCTGCTCCTCATTTTTGGCCTTTTGTCTGTGGGTGTCTCGGCTTTTTTCATCCTGGTGCAGAACGATATCCAAAGGAAGCTGGCTTACAGTAGTGTTGAACATGTAGGCATCATCGCCACCGGCCTGGGCGTAGGAGGTCCGCTGGGAATATTTGCCGCGCTCTTTCACGCCGTAAACCATAGCATCACTAAATCCCTTCTGTTTTGCACGGTGGGCAATGTGACTCTCAAGTATGGTACCAGGGACTCCCAGAAGATTAGCGGTATGTTCAAGGTAGCCCCCGCTACTGCCTTTATGTTGGCGACCGGGCTTCTGGCTGTGGTCGGTTCACCGTCTTTTAACGTCTTCATAAGCGAGTTTATGACCCTGACGGCGGGCCTGCAAGCCGGGTATTTCTGGCCGATGATACTCTTCCTTATCTTGCTGGTCATCGTCTTTGTCGCCTTTTTTATCCTGATAAGCGAGACGGTCCTCGGTTCCCCTCCGGAAGATCTACCCCGGGGTGATGTAAACTGGCTGACCTTGTTGCCTCTGGGGCTCCTGTTTCTGCTCATGGCCGGGCTGGGGATATATTTACCTGCTCCGTTAAATGGATTGCTACAGAGCGCAGTGAGCGTTGTCCTGGGAGGGGCGATATAG
- the hyfE gene encoding hydrogenase 4 membrane subunit produces MSGTSVVNALAVLLILTSMLVVETRKLRTAAYMYSIQSLVLVAIFLSLAVFMEAKPLYIWSLSALFTKTFLVPYLLIRTLKKVGIKEEGRAPETSSSVFLAVGLVALSFAVVEPFHMQAVLKLRVALAVSIAHFLLGLLCILARKNALKQILGYCLMENGSHLTLAIMAYNAPETVEIGILTDAIFAVVIMTIIARRLFKDFGTLDTDKLTLLKG; encoded by the coding sequence GTGTCCGGCACTAGCGTAGTCAACGCCCTGGCTGTGCTGCTCATCCTGACCTCCATGCTGGTGGTGGAAACCCGGAAGCTCCGGACGGCGGCGTACATGTACAGCATCCAGTCCCTGGTCCTGGTGGCGATTTTTCTATCCCTGGCCGTATTTATGGAGGCAAAACCGCTGTATATTTGGTCCCTTAGTGCGCTTTTCACCAAGACCTTCCTGGTGCCCTATCTCCTCATCAGGACCCTCAAAAAGGTAGGGATTAAGGAGGAGGGGCGGGCACCGGAGACAAGTTCGTCTGTTTTTCTTGCCGTGGGCCTGGTGGCTTTATCCTTCGCGGTAGTAGAACCTTTTCATATGCAAGCGGTACTGAAGTTGAGGGTGGCCTTGGCCGTTTCTATAGCTCATTTTCTACTGGGCTTGCTCTGTATACTTGCTAGAAAAAATGCGCTCAAGCAGATATTGGGCTATTGCCTTATGGAGAACGGGTCGCATTTGACCCTGGCCATCATGGCCTACAACGCCCCCGAAACCGTAGAGATCGGTATCCTGACTGACGCTATTTTTGCCGTGGTGATCATGACAATTATTGCCAGGCGGCTTTTCAAAGATTTCGGCACCCTGGACACCGATAAGCTCACACTACTAAAGGGTTAG
- a CDS encoding formate hydrogenlyase maturation HycH family protein: MPGKVKFFKLCKRFVDEKDAPPEVKQLEYYALALGHHIGVVDCLSPVMVMEEKDYFKWISKLPQGKARSKLEGLSKWGELEINREHVAPLVSALVKASPSFLPEEKKWADCLLQLLQSIQKEPAIYLVVRLSEGASDYCRQRADG; the protein is encoded by the coding sequence ATGCCGGGTAAGGTAAAATTCTTTAAGCTGTGCAAGAGGTTTGTGGACGAAAAAGACGCCCCGCCCGAGGTTAAGCAGCTAGAGTATTATGCCCTGGCCCTCGGTCACCATATAGGAGTAGTTGATTGTTTGTCGCCCGTTATGGTTATGGAAGAGAAGGACTATTTTAAATGGATTAGTAAACTGCCCCAGGGGAAAGCCAGGAGCAAGCTGGAAGGCCTGTCCAAGTGGGGAGAACTAGAGATAAATAGAGAGCACGTTGCCCCATTAGTATCGGCACTGGTAAAAGCTTCTCCCAGTTTCCTCCCGGAGGAGAAGAAATGGGCCGACTGCCTGCTACAGCTTCTCCAATCCATACAAAAAGAACCAGCTATATATCTGGTGGTGAGGCTAAGTGAAGGGGCTAGTGATTACTGTAGGCAACGAGCTGATGGGTGA
- a CDS encoding formate hydrogenlyase complex iron-sulfur subunit, with the protein MLRLLKKALQVGQATVKYPFKPVEVAPGFRGKPVYDFSRCIACGACATACPPNAITMDCDLERGIKSWNINYGRCIFCGRCEEVCPTGAIALSAEFELAVARKEDLYCRAEVQLCKCISCGEYFGPSRELEYVLAILKQARLLASGHEGWEQLLKVCPKCRRQEIAKSTARIFGRAGKVLGGSK; encoded by the coding sequence GTGCTAAGACTGCTTAAGAAAGCGCTGCAGGTCGGGCAAGCCACAGTTAAGTACCCCTTTAAGCCAGTGGAAGTGGCACCTGGCTTCCGCGGGAAACCGGTTTATGATTTCAGCCGGTGTATAGCGTGCGGGGCCTGTGCTACTGCTTGCCCGCCCAATGCCATTACCATGGACTGCGATTTAGAGCGGGGGATTAAGTCCTGGAATATAAACTACGGCCGCTGCATTTTCTGCGGCCGCTGCGAGGAAGTATGCCCTACGGGCGCCATCGCCCTTTCGGCAGAGTTTGAATTGGCCGTTGCCCGAAAGGAGGATCTGTACTGCCGGGCTGAGGTCCAGCTCTGTAAGTGCATCTCCTGTGGGGAATACTTTGGACCCTCTCGCGAGCTGGAATACGTTCTGGCCATCCTGAAACAGGCAAGATTGCTGGCAAGCGGCCACGAAGGCTGGGAGCAACTCCTTAAAGTATGCCCGAAGTGCCGGCGACAGGAGATCGCGAAGAGTACAGCTAGAATCTTTGGGCGCGCGGGCAAGGTTCTAGGAGGGAGCAAGTAA
- the bioB gene encoding biotin synthase BioB, whose product MGKNLMWEKIREKVLGGEGLSWEEAYYLAGWPRERLVNLLDLSRQVRERFGGRDVELCAIINARSGLCSEDCCFCAQSSRYKTGVEVYPLIDVPKALEKARRMEAAGVKRFALVTSGKGIGERDFEKVLEIYRVLRAETRLKLCASLGIIDEGKAQRLKEVGVTTYHHNLETGRSYFPQICTTHTFEERVATVQAARAAGLNVCSGGIIGLGETMAHRLEMVFELRELGVRSVPVNILNPIPGTPLANQERLPVEEILKTLALFRLIIPRAVFRLCGGREPGLGEKQKEALAVAVNGLMVGNYLTTRGNEIQEDLDMIAEVGLRVG is encoded by the coding sequence ATGGGAAAGAATCTAATGTGGGAGAAGATTAGAGAAAAGGTCCTTGGGGGAGAAGGCTTATCCTGGGAAGAAGCGTATTACCTGGCTGGATGGCCACGGGAAAGATTGGTGAACCTTCTGGATCTCTCCCGCCAGGTCCGGGAACGCTTCGGGGGCAGGGATGTGGAGCTGTGTGCCATCATCAACGCCCGCTCAGGTTTGTGCAGCGAGGATTGCTGTTTTTGCGCCCAGTCTTCCCGTTATAAAACCGGCGTGGAGGTGTATCCCCTCATTGATGTGCCAAAAGCCCTGGAAAAGGCCCGGCGGATGGAAGCTGCTGGAGTAAAGCGCTTTGCCCTGGTTACTAGTGGTAAGGGTATTGGGGAAAGGGACTTTGAGAAGGTGCTGGAAATCTACCGGGTCCTGCGGGCCGAGACCCGCCTTAAGCTGTGTGCTTCCCTGGGGATCATTGACGAAGGAAAGGCCCAGCGTTTGAAGGAGGTAGGGGTCACCACCTACCACCACAACCTGGAAACCGGCCGGAGCTACTTCCCCCAGATCTGTACCACCCATACCTTTGAAGAAAGGGTGGCCACTGTCCAGGCGGCTAGGGCCGCGGGGCTAAATGTATGCTCCGGTGGGATCATCGGGCTGGGGGAAACTATGGCCCATAGGCTGGAAATGGTCTTTGAGCTACGGGAACTGGGAGTACGGTCAGTGCCGGTCAATATCCTGAACCCCATTCCCGGCACACCCTTGGCCAATCAAGAGCGCCTCCCGGTGGAGGAGATTCTTAAAACCCTGGCTCTTTTCCGCCTCATTATTCCCAGGGCCGTTTTCCGCCTCTGCGGCGGGCGGGAGCCAGGGCTGGGAGAGAAGCAAAAAGAAGCCTTAGCGGTGGCCGTAAACGGCTTGATGGTGGGCAACTACCTTACCACCCGGGGCAACGAGATCCAAGAAGACCTGGACATGATTGCCGAGGTGGGGTTGAGGGTAGGCTGA